A single region of the Magnetococcales bacterium genome encodes:
- a CDS encoding PilZ domain-containing protein, with translation MGQSQEKRQFERIPTNEPATLIFSDGRRIPGVTRDIGMGGYLFVPDHPDVLPNSGEACRIEVEIFYGRFTDLPCTVLHVGKDGIGVKIQRHYPAPDA, from the coding sequence ATGGGTCAATCCCAGGAAAAACGCCAATTTGAACGGATTCCCACCAATGAACCAGCCACCCTGATTTTTTCCGATGGACGTCGTATCCCGGGTGTCACCAGAGATATTGGCATGGGCGGGTATCTGTTTGTACCAGACCACCCCGATGTGCTTCCCAACTCTGGCGAAGCGTGCCGCATTGAGGTCGAAATCTTCTATGGCCGCTTTACCGATTTGCCCTGCACTGTGCTGCACGTCGGCAAGGATGGGATCGGTGTCAAAATTCAAAGGCACTACCCGGCGCCAGATGCGTGA
- a CDS encoding acetyl-CoA C-acetyltransferase has protein sequence MEEVVVVAAGRTAVGNFMGSLASVPAHELGATVIKGLLQRSGLKPDQIDEVIMGQILSADCGPNTARQAAVAAGIPYETPALTVNRLCASAMTAVHLATQAIRLGDAQIIIAGGHESMTRAPHTLGNNREGVKMGEWTMKDSLFRDALTDVFGNYPMGMTGENVAKQWKISREEQDVLALRSHNRAEAAQKTGRFKDEIIPVVIPQKKKDPIVFENDEFIRFGATADSLAKLRPAFAKDGTVTAGNASGINDGASGLILASLSKAKELGLKPMARIVAYAVAGLDPAIMGAGPIFATRKCLQKAGWKVEDLQLVEANEAFAAQACAVNKDLGLNPEIVNVNGGGIALGHPVGSSGARIIVTLIYEMQKRKLKKGLATLCVGGGMGAATAIEVY, from the coding sequence ATGGAAGAAGTCGTTGTCGTTGCTGCTGGCCGCACGGCCGTCGGAAATTTCATGGGCAGCTTGGCGTCCGTTCCTGCCCATGAGTTGGGCGCTACGGTGATCAAAGGTCTTCTGCAACGGAGTGGGTTGAAACCCGACCAGATTGACGAAGTGATCATGGGACAGATCCTCTCTGCGGACTGTGGCCCCAATACGGCCCGCCAGGCCGCCGTGGCTGCCGGAATTCCTTACGAAACCCCAGCTTTGACCGTCAACCGTTTGTGCGCAAGCGCCATGACCGCCGTCCATCTGGCAACCCAGGCCATCCGGCTCGGGGATGCACAAATCATCATTGCCGGTGGCCACGAAAGCATGACCCGCGCCCCGCATACCCTGGGCAACAACCGCGAAGGGGTAAAAATGGGCGAATGGACCATGAAAGACTCCCTGTTCCGTGATGCCCTGACCGATGTCTTCGGCAACTATCCCATGGGGATGACCGGAGAAAACGTCGCCAAGCAGTGGAAAATCAGCCGGGAAGAGCAGGACGTGTTGGCCCTCCGTTCTCACAACCGCGCCGAGGCGGCCCAAAAGACCGGTCGCTTCAAGGATGAGATCATCCCTGTGGTGATTCCGCAAAAGAAAAAAGATCCCATCGTTTTCGAAAATGACGAGTTTATCCGCTTCGGAGCGACGGCAGATTCCCTCGCCAAACTTCGCCCCGCCTTCGCCAAAGATGGTACCGTGACGGCTGGGAACGCCTCCGGCATCAACGATGGCGCCTCCGGCCTGATCCTGGCATCCCTCTCCAAGGCCAAAGAGTTGGGTCTCAAACCCATGGCCCGTATCGTTGCCTACGCTGTTGCAGGCCTCGACCCAGCCATCATGGGAGCTGGTCCCATCTTCGCGACGCGCAAGTGCCTCCAGAAAGCCGGTTGGAAAGTGGAAGATTTGCAATTGGTCGAAGCCAATGAGGCCTTTGCCGCGCAAGCCTGCGCCGTCAACAAGGATCTGGGTCTGAATCCCGAGATTGTCAACGTCAACGGCGGCGGCATCGCCCTGGGTCACCCTGTGGGTTCGTCTGGCGCCAGAATCATCGTGACCCTGATCTACGAGATGCAAAAGCGCAAACTCAAAAAAGGTCTGGCGACGCTTTGCGTCGGCGGTGGCATGGGCGCTGCCACAGCCATCGAGGTCTATTGA
- a CDS encoding helix-turn-helix domain-containing protein, which yields MDTLQKRLIWAREKAGMNKSELARRIGVKPQSVIQWESGRTGIAKRNIMSVAEILQVSPEWLQFGRTVLETTMKNLAPGPATLTRVPLISWKQAGVWIDIVDNLHTPGEVDRWIDTTRKVGSASFALRVVGDSMEPKVPEGAIIVVDPEKDPINKSYVVACLDHEDEATFKQLVMDGGTKFLKPINPRYPVLNLEGRVVRVCGVVRQVLIDLD from the coding sequence ATGGACACATTGCAAAAAAGATTGATCTGGGCTCGCGAAAAAGCCGGCATGAACAAATCGGAGTTGGCTCGCCGTATTGGCGTGAAGCCACAGTCGGTCATCCAGTGGGAGTCGGGTCGTACCGGGATCGCCAAACGGAATATCATGTCCGTCGCGGAAATCCTCCAGGTCTCCCCAGAGTGGCTCCAGTTTGGACGTACCGTTCTGGAAACTACAATGAAAAACCTGGCGCCCGGTCCCGCCACCTTGACGCGAGTCCCGCTCATCTCGTGGAAACAGGCTGGGGTGTGGATCGATATCGTGGATAACCTCCACACTCCCGGTGAAGTCGATCGTTGGATCGATACCACCCGCAAGGTGGGCAGTGCCTCTTTTGCCCTTCGGGTCGTCGGAGACAGTATGGAACCAAAAGTTCCCGAGGGGGCCATCATTGTCGTGGATCCCGAAAAAGATCCCATAAATAAATCCTACGTGGTCGCATGTCTGGATCATGAGGATGAAGCGACGTTCAAACAGTTGGTCATGGACGGCGGCACCAAATTTCTGAAACCCATCAACCCGCGCTACCCGGTCCTCAATCTCGAAGGGCGCGTGGTCAGGGTTTGTGGAGTGGTCCGACAGGTTTTGATCGATCTTGACTGA
- a CDS encoding diguanylate cyclase, whose product MPTMSEQQIPDANRFQSMMLFWRTLRLDLKIGFVSMVVMSIILVLFHWDSRNSVQNRFWLQWNQYAQSLADLTAIFVAQPLMDNNTAVLKSLSDRFPASHNQVTSVRLLNQSGAMEIQTERTSNSQKTSDTQYFFAKIHSPVNPTESIGSVVLGLTTSEAQSVIASQMEALTWDMLLALLTLLLAVNIVFNRIVRKPVHLLEQQTASLMDGDLTHPISLESRDELGNLAQSLDLMRTRLLESHTMLADRNKSLEKLSGVLENQVQERTRALSESYLLLEQELTRRQEAHAKLREVQHQTELILSTVGEGIFGVDLNGNMTFVNAAAVQMLGWSQEEMLGQNSHELLHHTHQNGLPHPIQTCQVCTSIREKKTRKATNEVFWRKDGASFPIEYASSPLFDGDDVTGAVVVFRDVTDRKIEEERSLHSQISRIAVSALLETGLEDLTLVRQLEVALDIILAVSWLSILAEGSIFLTDLDTGELVMAAQRNLAKPLLDSCGRIPIGRCLCGRAAETRQIVFVNHIDEHHEIAYSGMKPHGHYCVPILSKGKLLGVLNLYIPDGYPRNPEEDAFLTTIANTLAGIIERRQIEEHLRNAEEKLRQKAHHDPLTGLPNRLFFQELLQRSLAQVRREGRSLAVLFMDLDHFKQVNDTMGHEAGDQLLVEVAKRICSCLREGDTVARLGGDEFTLILQEPSRRDDIVRVVERIIEQIRKPVLIKGQPCHVGASIGISLHPEHGRDPVTLLKKADQAMYQAKDHNRNGFIFYEPNATGEEASID is encoded by the coding sequence ATGCCAACGATGTCAGAACAACAAATTCCAGACGCAAATCGCTTTCAGTCCATGATGCTTTTTTGGCGTACGTTGCGTTTGGATCTCAAAATTGGTTTTGTCAGCATGGTCGTCATGTCGATCATTCTCGTGCTCTTTCATTGGGATTCACGCAACAGCGTTCAAAATAGATTTTGGCTGCAATGGAATCAATACGCACAATCCTTGGCTGATTTGACGGCAATTTTTGTTGCCCAACCTCTTATGGACAACAATACGGCAGTCTTAAAATCTTTATCGGATCGCTTTCCGGCAAGTCACAATCAGGTTACTTCTGTTCGTTTATTGAATCAATCCGGCGCGATGGAGATCCAAACCGAACGAACCTCCAACAGCCAAAAAACCTCGGACACCCAATATTTTTTTGCAAAGATCCACTCGCCTGTCAATCCCACGGAATCCATTGGCAGTGTCGTTTTGGGTTTGACTACATCTGAAGCACAAAGCGTCATTGCCTCCCAGATGGAAGCCCTGACCTGGGACATGCTCCTTGCACTTCTGACTTTGCTCCTGGCCGTGAATATTGTCTTCAATCGTATCGTCAGAAAACCGGTGCATTTGTTGGAGCAGCAAACAGCATCGCTGATGGATGGCGATCTCACCCACCCCATCTCCCTGGAAAGCAGGGACGAATTGGGCAACCTGGCCCAATCCCTCGACCTGATGCGTACTCGTCTCCTGGAGTCGCATACCATGCTTGCCGATCGGAACAAAAGCCTGGAAAAGTTGTCGGGGGTTTTGGAAAATCAAGTCCAGGAGCGCACCCGGGCGTTATCCGAAAGTTATCTCCTTCTCGAACAAGAACTGACCAGGCGCCAGGAAGCCCATGCCAAGTTACGTGAGGTTCAACACCAAACCGAATTGATCCTTTCCACGGTCGGAGAGGGTATTTTCGGGGTGGATTTGAACGGAAACATGACGTTTGTCAACGCCGCTGCGGTGCAGATGCTCGGCTGGTCTCAAGAGGAGATGCTGGGACAAAACAGTCATGAACTGCTTCACCACACCCATCAAAACGGTCTGCCTCATCCAATCCAGACATGCCAGGTCTGCACATCCATCAGGGAGAAGAAGACCCGAAAGGCAACGAACGAGGTTTTCTGGCGCAAGGACGGCGCCAGTTTTCCCATCGAATATGCCAGTTCTCCCCTCTTCGATGGGGATGACGTGACAGGCGCCGTCGTGGTCTTCCGCGATGTGACCGATCGAAAAATCGAGGAGGAGCGAAGTTTACACAGTCAAATTTCCCGCATCGCCGTCAGCGCCCTGTTGGAAACAGGTTTGGAAGATCTCACCCTTGTCCGGCAACTGGAGGTTGCCCTGGACATCATCCTTGCCGTCTCCTGGTTGTCCATCCTTGCGGAAGGATCCATTTTTCTGACAGATCTGGACACAGGCGAACTGGTCATGGCTGCCCAGAGAAATCTTGCCAAACCACTTCTGGATTCTTGCGGGCGCATTCCAATCGGGCGTTGCCTGTGCGGTCGTGCGGCTGAAACACGCCAGATTGTTTTCGTCAACCACATCGATGAACATCACGAGATCGCCTACTCCGGCATGAAGCCGCATGGGCATTATTGTGTACCCATTCTATCCAAAGGAAAGTTACTGGGTGTTTTGAATCTCTACATTCCGGATGGTTACCCGCGAAACCCTGAGGAAGATGCCTTTTTGACCACCATTGCCAACACTTTGGCAGGCATCATCGAACGACGGCAAATCGAGGAGCATCTCAGAAATGCTGAAGAGAAATTGCGCCAGAAAGCCCATCATGACCCCCTGACAGGTCTTCCCAACAGGCTTTTTTTCCAGGAGCTTTTGCAGCGGTCGCTCGCCCAGGTCCGTCGCGAGGGGAGATCTTTGGCCGTTCTTTTCATGGATCTGGACCACTTCAAGCAAGTCAACGATACCATGGGTCACGAAGCGGGCGACCAGTTGTTGGTCGAAGTCGCCAAACGTATCTGTTCCTGCCTGCGGGAGGGAGATACGGTCGCCAGGTTGGGGGGAGATGAATTCACCCTGATATTGCAAGAACCCTCCCGTCGCGACGACATCGTCCGTGTGGTGGAAAGGATCATCGAACAAATTCGCAAACCGGTTTTGATCAAGGGCCAGCCGTGTCATGTCGGAGCCAGCATCGGCATCTCGCTCCACCCTGAACACGGACGTGACCCCGTTACCCTGCTCAAAAAAGCCGATCAGGCCATGTACCAGGCAAAAGATCACAATCGCAACGGATTTATCTTCTATGAACCCAACGCCACAGGGGAGGAAGCATCTATCGATTGA
- a CDS encoding cation:proton antiporter, translating into MTTSAVFFTQSLLVIGLPYVVWRLPGVHGMVPLVVLQILLGVAMGPSVLGSVAPETWATLFANDAIKGLTGPAWLAIVLFTFLTGLHLDSTELKLLGKRFAFVSLFSFLVPCLIGGLAGAFVAEHFPESMGPNATRWYFTIAIGLSSGVTALPVLGAILRETGLMEHRLGRITLGMAAVNDAILWAILAVFLAAATSSGQEFSGSFWAPLAIVPYLLIMVLVIGPMLRRTLTHESIRGDTGLITVCISVFGSALATEWIGLHVALGGFIIGVVMPRIHKQTLIDRLEPLTVVVLLPFFFALTGMRTSFDVTSDHLVTITMIVTVVGIVGKFVGTTFPARWIGESWAGAIKLGILMQTKGMMEVLILAIFREAGIISDSCFSAMMFMAIITTFLTLPMLRGVLKLTGQVRKA; encoded by the coding sequence ATGACCACAAGCGCCGTATTTTTTACCCAGTCTCTCCTGGTGATCGGGTTGCCTTATGTGGTGTGGCGACTGCCGGGTGTGCATGGCATGGTGCCATTGGTTGTGCTGCAAATTCTGCTCGGCGTGGCTATGGGGCCTTCGGTCCTGGGTAGCGTGGCCCCAGAGACGTGGGCGACTCTGTTTGCCAACGACGCCATCAAGGGACTCACCGGTCCTGCATGGTTGGCCATTGTTTTGTTCACTTTTCTGACGGGCCTGCACCTTGACTCCACCGAATTGAAATTGCTTGGAAAACGCTTTGCCTTTGTCAGTTTGTTCAGTTTTCTTGTACCTTGCCTGATAGGGGGGCTGGCCGGAGCCTTCGTGGCCGAGCATTTCCCGGAAAGCATGGGCCCAAACGCCACCCGCTGGTACTTCACCATTGCCATTGGTCTGAGTAGCGGAGTGACGGCTTTGCCGGTTCTGGGCGCCATTTTGCGCGAAACGGGATTGATGGAGCATCGTCTGGGGCGTATCACTCTGGGTATGGCCGCTGTCAACGACGCCATCCTTTGGGCCATTTTAGCCGTTTTTTTAGCCGCTGCGACCAGCAGTGGGCAGGAGTTCAGTGGATCATTCTGGGCGCCACTGGCCATCGTTCCCTATCTGCTGATCATGGTTTTGGTCATCGGGCCGATGTTGCGGCGTACTTTGACCCATGAGAGCATTCGGGGAGATACCGGTTTGATTACGGTTTGCATCTCGGTCTTCGGCTCTGCCTTGGCCACGGAGTGGATTGGACTCCATGTCGCATTGGGTGGATTCATCATCGGTGTCGTCATGCCCCGGATCCATAAACAAACCCTGATCGATCGTCTTGAACCGCTGACTGTCGTGGTTCTGCTCCCCTTTTTCTTTGCCCTGACGGGGATGCGCACCTCCTTCGATGTCACCTCCGATCATTTGGTCACCATCACCATGATTGTGACCGTCGTCGGGATCGTGGGCAAATTCGTCGGCACCACTTTCCCTGCGCGTTGGATCGGAGAGAGTTGGGCCGGGGCGATCAAGCTGGGTATTCTCATGCAGACCAAAGGGATGATGGAGGTCTTGATCCTGGCCATTTTTCGGGAGGCTGGCATCATTTCCGACTCCTGTTTTTCAGCCATGATGTTCATGGCCATCATCACCACGTTTCTCACCCTGCCCATGTTGCGGGGCGTGCTGAAGCTGACAGGACAGGTTCGGAAAGCGTGA
- a CDS encoding HNH endonuclease encodes MDHLLIPADQDHVERERRKAKLLKRSQWWKNVVGQGKCAYCGQRTPPRELTMDHVRPLIRGGFSTRGNCVPACRMCNERKQNLPAEDWKAHQEDG; translated from the coding sequence ATGGATCATTTATTGATACCCGCCGATCAGGATCACGTCGAGAGGGAGCGGCGCAAAGCCAAACTTCTCAAACGGTCCCAGTGGTGGAAAAACGTCGTTGGCCAGGGGAAATGCGCCTACTGCGGTCAACGTACTCCCCCCCGCGAATTGACCATGGACCACGTCCGACCCCTGATTCGTGGGGGGTTTTCCACACGCGGCAACTGCGTTCCGGCCTGTCGGATGTGCAATGAGAGAAAACAGAATCTGCCAGCCGAAGATTGGAAAGCGCATCAGGAAGACGGTTGA
- the thiO gene encoding glycine oxidase ThiO, with the protein MCGSFDLEDVVIIGAGVIGCACAMRLLQAGFSVTLLEKSLPGAESSAAAAGILGAQSEVSGTGPFLELCLASRKLFPDFAREIHEISGISVGYETSGVLEVALDPGEGRLAAGRAQWMLDQGLRVELLDRAEARKLEPALTPHLIGANYYPDDHQVDPVALSRALAATVARLGGRFRGGIRVRGVQVEGKRVVAVQGDTECIPAFHVVVAGGAWSTHLAGLPPLRTTVKPMAGQIVQVETRPPLFRHVVYGYKGYIVPRPDGRILLGSTLEDRGFDKAVTVAGLQRITHMAVELVPGLGEARLLDTWSGLRPSPADGLPLLGASPIQGLYHATGHYRNGILLTPVTAEVITTLVSGGAPALDLSPFSAGAS; encoded by the coding sequence ATGTGCGGGAGCTTTGACTTGGAAGATGTGGTGATCATCGGAGCTGGCGTGATTGGGTGTGCCTGTGCCATGCGGCTTTTGCAGGCCGGTTTTTCAGTCACCCTGCTGGAAAAATCCCTTCCCGGCGCTGAATCCTCGGCGGCGGCAGCTGGCATCCTGGGCGCCCAGTCCGAAGTTTCAGGCACCGGCCCCTTCCTCGAACTCTGTCTGGCCAGCCGGAAATTGTTCCCGGACTTTGCCAGGGAAATTCATGAGATATCGGGCATATCCGTTGGATATGAAACATCTGGCGTCCTGGAAGTGGCCCTGGATCCGGGTGAAGGGCGTCTGGCCGCAGGACGCGCCCAGTGGATGCTCGACCAGGGTTTGCGTGTCGAACTCCTGGATCGTGCCGAGGCCCGGAAACTGGAACCAGCCTTGACACCTCATCTGATCGGGGCCAACTACTATCCCGATGATCACCAGGTGGATCCCGTTGCGCTCTCCCGTGCCCTGGCAGCGACAGTTGCCAGGCTCGGTGGGCGGTTTCGGGGAGGAATCAGGGTGCGGGGAGTTCAGGTGGAAGGGAAGAGGGTGGTCGCCGTTCAAGGGGATACCGAGTGCATACCGGCCTTTCATGTGGTGGTGGCGGGAGGGGCCTGGAGCACCCATCTGGCTGGCTTGCCTCCCTTGCGTACCACCGTCAAACCCATGGCTGGCCAGATTGTCCAGGTGGAGACCCGCCCTCCTCTGTTTCGCCATGTGGTCTATGGCTATAAGGGATACATAGTCCCCCGCCCCGATGGCCGTATTTTGCTGGGGTCCACCTTGGAGGACAGAGGATTTGACAAGGCAGTGACCGTGGCCGGATTGCAGCGCATTACCCATATGGCCGTGGAGTTGGTTCCGGGGTTGGGGGAGGCGCGCCTTCTGGATACCTGGTCCGGATTGCGTCCCTCTCCCGCTGATGGTCTTCCCCTCCTCGGCGCCAGCCCGATCCAGGGGCTCTACCATGCGACAGGACACTATCGCAACGGCATTCTTTTGACACCGGTGACCGCCGAGGTGATCACCACCCTGGTAAGCGGTGGCGCACCCGCCTTGGATCTCTCTCCATTCTCCGCCGGAGCTTCCTGA
- a CDS encoding GNAT family N-acetyltransferase has translation MSDEFTEKSFFLSAFHGTTLTFALSGESQVEPAAMDRFRHVLEELIAAGARVWILYHDTLEMGAALHEWVATKNQPPHSRNTLSHTLQDLCQGEKSMVVTGVGGQGMGTFWEQVVSLTTRFRVSRLVLPHSCGGVADPQGRIMSYVNYRLLGRMTQNNHPVLEHILALLNGGVSEVSLCRLADVGQELFTYQGSGTFFSWRHYCRVRPLVLNDFPRVEAIIRRGEREGYLLRRSDDALLDVLFGGYGAFIGGRHLAGVCGLLHEPYKEHHAGEIVSLYAMTRFKGEGVGVHLVARAKRDARRMGLHYLFACACRPGVVDFFCRNGFIPVAHEDVPPEKWQGYDKERKMSINCLRMNVREL, from the coding sequence ATGAGCGACGAATTTACCGAAAAATCCTTTTTTCTCTCAGCCTTTCACGGGACAACCCTCACTTTTGCCCTGTCGGGGGAGAGTCAGGTTGAGCCCGCAGCCATGGATCGTTTTCGCCATGTCCTGGAGGAGTTGATTGCCGCAGGCGCCCGTGTCTGGATTCTCTACCACGACACTCTGGAGATGGGTGCTGCACTGCATGAGTGGGTTGCCACAAAAAATCAGCCACCCCACAGTCGAAATACCCTTTCCCACACATTGCAAGACCTGTGTCAGGGGGAAAAGTCCATGGTGGTGACGGGGGTCGGTGGGCAGGGTATGGGAACATTCTGGGAACAGGTCGTATCACTGACAACCCGTTTTCGCGTTTCGCGGCTGGTCTTGCCACACTCTTGTGGAGGCGTGGCCGATCCCCAAGGTCGCATCATGAGTTACGTGAATTATCGTCTGTTGGGGCGCATGACACAAAACAATCACCCGGTCCTTGAACACATCCTTGCCCTGCTGAATGGCGGCGTCTCGGAAGTCAGTTTGTGCCGCCTGGCGGATGTCGGACAGGAACTTTTTACCTATCAGGGGAGTGGTACCTTTTTCTCCTGGCGTCATTATTGTCGTGTTCGTCCCCTCGTTTTGAATGACTTTCCCCGGGTGGAGGCGATCATTCGGCGCGGTGAACGCGAAGGGTATCTTTTGCGGCGTTCGGATGATGCTCTCCTCGACGTTCTTTTTGGAGGGTATGGGGCCTTTATCGGCGGTCGCCATCTGGCTGGTGTCTGCGGTTTGTTGCACGAACCCTACAAGGAGCATCACGCAGGTGAGATCGTCTCGCTCTACGCCATGACCCGCTTCAAGGGTGAAGGTGTCGGGGTTCATCTTGTGGCCAGAGCCAAACGGGATGCCCGGCGTATGGGGTTGCACTACCTTTTTGCCTGCGCCTGCCGTCCGGGAGTGGTGGACTTTTTTTGCCGTAACGGTTTTATCCCGGTTGCCCACGAGGATGTGCCTCCTGAAAAATGGCAAGGGTATGATAAAGAACGAAAAATGTCTATAAACTGTCTGCGGATGAATGTGCGGGAGCTTTGA
- a CDS encoding prepilin-type N-terminal cleavage/methylation domain-containing protein: MSNKKEHGFSMVELAIVLAIIALIVGAVAVGKDLQRNAEYRKIANKFVGQWAQAYNQYYERTGVVIGDSFDSPTGVVGGKTSAAGTTMGGSTLANEMIRFGIRLPQGNGRGTDETNSTKSTIYRYLDQSGIPHLLTIDFRYTSTQVNGIVGNYMYLQNVTPKLGSTTDAMIDGVVEYNGGYFRGSADWADTSSATASKAAEEAKEIDVTAVWKMNQ, from the coding sequence ATGTCGAACAAAAAAGAACATGGCTTTTCCATGGTCGAGTTGGCCATTGTGTTGGCGATCATTGCCCTGATCGTCGGCGCCGTGGCCGTGGGCAAGGATCTCCAGCGCAACGCGGAGTACAGAAAGATCGCTAACAAGTTTGTTGGTCAGTGGGCCCAGGCCTACAACCAGTACTACGAGCGGACGGGTGTCGTCATCGGTGACAGCTTCGACTCTCCGACGGGCGTCGTCGGTGGTAAGACCAGTGCGGCGGGGACCACCATGGGTGGATCGACCCTCGCCAACGAAATGATTCGCTTCGGTATCCGTCTGCCCCAGGGCAATGGTCGTGGCACCGACGAGACCAACTCCACGAAGTCGACCATCTACCGCTATCTCGACCAATCCGGTATTCCTCACCTCCTGACCATCGACTTCCGTTATACCTCTACCCAGGTTAACGGCATCGTCGGTAACTACATGTACCTCCAGAACGTGACCCCGAAACTGGGCTCCACCACCGACGCCATGATTGATGGTGTTGTCGAGTACAACGGCGGCTACTTCCGTGGCAGCGCCGACTGGGCTGATACTTCCAGCGCCACAGCCAGCAAGGCGGCGGAAGAAGCCAAGGAAATCGATGTGACGGCTGTTTGGAAGATGAACCAGTAA